A single window of Atribacterota bacterium DNA harbors:
- a CDS encoding GTP-binding protein encodes MAKQKFERKKPHVNVGTIGHVDHGKTTLTAAITLTLS; translated from the coding sequence ATGGCAAAGCAAAAGTTTGAGAGGAAAAAACCGCACGTCAACGTGGGAACCATTGGACACGTCGATCATGGTAAAACCACACTCACTGCCGCCATTACCTTGACCCTTTCCAA